A DNA window from Desulfovibrio desulfuricans DSM 642 contains the following coding sequences:
- a CDS encoding TolC family protein: protein MLTAQANLTTRLFLPLLLVAALLAGACSNKAGLKSPELPAKHWLEEAPGVPVENKAKLEAAVPNLYDPKKVFSFEDCVFLTIQQSPALVNSAVNIEIKRLAQTDAVWKYLPEPRMNFTVSNNLTRYNMDNKDTPSDYGQARFRVGFYAAFPNPMATYFEHKVQSAMVNLAISTHRKAVGKAIGKIGEAYLQLQAQQKIVEAQKELLPLGKELVDYWKKVEAVDGRQGVSLNMAIQHQRELELKLEQTRMKEVMQRTQLKILAGVEPQQRLEVDTKSADSVLAGFDGRKLTWEERWPATEDDLLLRGQVTLGDYNIMVAWAQYMPTMSIAVNNNPPAGQYQPPSGTEDTFLHLTFDFPLIDWGRRYRGVQTARMGKAQAFHELARKRTDYSNKWLQSEQRVALAETELKLAKTRLDTASMQYKEAQISFHEGIAQLPDMASKQEDMVQARIAYINAELDYKLAQLEWMDLSNSLAQRFLGLPAKELL, encoded by the coding sequence ATGCTCACTGCACAAGCAAACCTTACTACACGTCTTTTTCTGCCGCTGCTGCTTGTGGCGGCCCTGCTTGCCGGAGCCTGTTCCAACAAGGCCGGGCTCAAATCGCCGGAACTTCCCGCCAAACACTGGCTTGAAGAAGCCCCAGGCGTGCCTGTTGAAAACAAGGCCAAGCTTGAAGCCGCAGTGCCAAATCTCTATGATCCCAAGAAGGTTTTTTCCTTTGAAGATTGCGTGTTCCTGACCATCCAGCAGTCGCCTGCCCTGGTCAACAGCGCCGTGAATATTGAAATCAAGCGTCTTGCCCAGACGGACGCCGTGTGGAAGTACCTTCCCGAGCCCCGCATGAATTTTACCGTGTCCAACAACCTGACGCGGTATAATATGGACAATAAAGATACGCCCAGCGATTACGGCCAGGCCCGGTTCCGTGTGGGCTTTTATGCTGCCTTTCCCAATCCCATGGCCACCTATTTTGAGCACAAGGTGCAGTCAGCCATGGTCAATCTGGCAATCTCCACCCACCGCAAAGCCGTGGGAAAGGCTATTGGCAAGATTGGCGAGGCCTATCTCCAGCTTCAGGCCCAGCAGAAGATTGTGGAAGCGCAGAAAGAGCTGCTGCCGCTTGGCAAGGAGCTTGTGGATTACTGGAAGAAGGTTGAGGCCGTTGATGGCCGCCAGGGTGTTTCGCTCAACATGGCCATTCAGCACCAGCGCGAGCTTGAACTCAAGCTGGAGCAGACCCGCATGAAGGAAGTGATGCAGCGTACTCAGCTCAAGATTCTTGCTGGCGTAGAGCCGCAGCAGAGGCTTGAGGTGGATACCAAGAGCGCTGATTCCGTGCTGGCTGGTTTTGATGGCCGCAAGCTCACCTGGGAAGAACGCTGGCCTGCCACAGAAGATGACCTGCTGCTGCGCGGACAGGTGACCCTGGGCGATTACAATATTATGGTCGCCTGGGCCCAGTATATGCCGACCATGTCCATTGCCGTGAACAATAATCCTCCGGCGGGCCAGTATCAGCCCCCGAGCGGTACTGAAGACACATTTTTGCACCTGACCTTTGACTTCCCGCTTATCGACTGGGGGCGCAGATACCGTGGCGTGCAGACCGCGCGCATGGGCAAGGCCCAGGCCTTCCACGAACTGGCCCGCAAGCGTACGGACTACTCCAACAAATGGCTCCAGAGCGAGCAGCGGGTAGCCCTGGCCGAAACGGAACTCAAGCTCGCCAAGACCCGTCTGGATACGGCCAGCATGCAGTACAAGGAAGCCCAGATTTCTTTCCACGAAGGCATTGCGCAGTTGCCCGACATGGCCTCCAAGCAGGAAGACATGGTTCAGGCGCGCATAGCCTACATCAATGCCGAGCTTGACTATAAACTGGCCCAGCTTGAGTGGATGGATCTGTCGAATTCCCTGGCCCAGCGCTTCCTCGGACTGCCTGCTAAGGAGTTGCTGTAA
- a CDS encoding oligosaccharide flippase family protein yields MKLKSIPRRLGYILGAQWTRDLAWTAFTILLARRSPDILGQVVLALTFGYLVKTIADVGLNDFLLSTFARREGRPLALLGEVTWLKLIVLVLALCFTWLVTGWQNYTPELRLVVMCIAAGLGLDGVSDSFFALCQARGRQDVEMRIRVPSALLGIGFGIVCVVIGAPPIVIALYKPMESVLCIIFALLALQRNPLAGVGLDGMKDLARHMKHGLIFTCMAGCAMFYNKINVIFLKQYGGNADVGGYGVAWETVEGLSVLVSSALLGKVIFPLLAKLWQQDKGAFRQLAGQTARSLWAASLPIIFLICVESDRFLPLIYGPNYQSAVTAQRLLTPCLATAFLHNLAAYAMIGMRQHRLLLVFYLTGLVCNLICCFTLIPAMPLEGAALSLTITKVWVALLTVGYFQWAARPMSLGQWGLMLASCAACVGLWWGIGLVAPRELAELSGLVPLLALFWRWRPPPPFEKAALA; encoded by the coding sequence ATGAAGCTGAAAAGCATCCCCCGACGATTGGGGTACATTCTGGGTGCGCAGTGGACGCGCGACCTGGCGTGGACCGCTTTTACCATTCTTCTTGCACGCCGCAGCCCCGATATACTGGGGCAGGTCGTGCTGGCGCTCACGTTTGGCTATCTGGTGAAAACCATAGCTGACGTGGGGCTTAACGATTTTTTGCTCTCAACATTTGCCCGGCGCGAAGGGCGCCCATTGGCCCTGCTGGGTGAAGTCACCTGGCTCAAGCTGATTGTGCTTGTTCTGGCCCTCTGCTTTACATGGCTTGTGACTGGTTGGCAGAACTATACGCCAGAGTTGCGGCTTGTGGTCATGTGCATAGCAGCTGGCCTTGGGCTGGACGGCGTGAGCGATTCGTTTTTTGCGCTCTGCCAGGCGCGGGGTCGGCAGGATGTGGAAATGCGCATCCGTGTGCCGTCTGCACTGCTGGGTATTGGCTTTGGCATCGTCTGCGTGGTGATTGGGGCCCCGCCCATTGTGATTGCCCTGTACAAGCCTATGGAATCGGTGCTGTGCATCATTTTTGCTTTGCTGGCCTTGCAACGCAATCCTCTGGCAGGTGTTGGCCTTGATGGCATGAAAGATCTGGCCCGTCACATGAAGCACGGCCTCATCTTTACCTGCATGGCTGGCTGCGCCATGTTTTATAACAAGATCAACGTCATATTTCTTAAACAGTATGGCGGAAATGCCGATGTGGGCGGCTACGGCGTTGCATGGGAAACAGTTGAGGGCCTGTCGGTGCTTGTTTCCAGCGCTTTGTTGGGCAAGGTGATTTTTCCGCTGCTGGCAAAACTGTGGCAGCAGGATAAAGGCGCATTCCGCCAGCTGGCCGGTCAGACTGCTCGCTCCCTTTGGGCTGCGTCGCTGCCCATTATTTTTCTTATCTGTGTGGAGAGCGATCGCTTTCTTCCCCTGATTTACGGCCCCAACTATCAAAGTGCGGTCACCGCTCAGCGTTTGCTTACACCTTGTCTGGCAACGGCCTTTTTGCACAACCTCGCGGCATACGCCATGATCGGCATGCGTCAACACCGACTGCTCCTTGTATTTTACCTCACGGGCCTGGTGTGCAATCTGATATGCTGCTTTACTCTTATTCCTGCCATGCCCCTTGAAGGTGCGGCTTTGTCCCTCACCATTACCAAGGTTTGGGTGGCGCTCCTTACAGTTGGCTATTTTCAGTGGGCCGCGCGCCCCATGTCGCTTGGGCAGTGGGGGCTCATGCTTGCCAGCTGCGCCGCCTGCGTAGGGCTGTGGTGGGGGATAGGGCTGGTTGCGCCGCGTGAACTGGCAGAGCTGTCAGGCCTTGTGCCTTTGCTGGCCTTGTTCTGGCGCTGGAGACCGCCGCCGCCGTTTGAAAAGGCCGCGCTTGCCTGA
- a CDS encoding HlyD family secretion protein yields the protein MLGTYKKALSRVRHRCFAAALSAVMLLAAFLMFQNAASAADNGSIGAGATILTGKVVTTVTRAVPVPFNAVVDEVLVKPGEAIAKGAPLMRYHLQEEAERVLQREVTTGAATENLRGQVLDLDRKLAETAAQRNKARQLAASGLGSAQASSRLEDDVHSLKRRIDLLTVTIQKSEQNFAARLEELSGYFGTTIKEGERLPASLTLTSPIDGYVLSLDATLNPGSLLAAGTTPVRVGRLDPVLIQVPVYEAEISGIKAGDSVEVEIPSLNNKKFNGTVNEISWVSNDMNVSTPSYYTVELTVPNPGLELKPGFKAVVRFKGSR from the coding sequence ATGTTGGGTACGTATAAGAAAGCGCTGTCGCGGGTGCGGCACCGTTGTTTTGCTGCCGCGCTGTCTGCTGTCATGCTGCTTGCTGCTTTTTTGATGTTTCAGAACGCAGCCTCTGCTGCGGACAATGGATCCATAGGCGCTGGGGCTACCATTCTGACCGGCAAGGTCGTTACTACTGTCACGCGCGCTGTGCCTGTGCCCTTTAACGCTGTTGTGGATGAGGTGCTGGTCAAGCCCGGCGAAGCCATTGCCAAGGGTGCCCCGCTGATGCGTTACCACCTTCAGGAAGAGGCCGAGCGGGTGCTGCAAAGAGAAGTGACCACCGGGGCTGCTACCGAGAATCTGAGGGGGCAGGTGCTTGATCTTGACCGCAAGCTTGCAGAAACTGCCGCCCAGCGTAACAAGGCCCGGCAGCTTGCAGCCTCGGGGCTTGGTTCAGCCCAGGCTTCCAGCCGGCTGGAAGATGATGTTCACTCCCTGAAGCGCCGCATAGATCTTTTGACTGTGACCATCCAGAAATCTGAACAGAACTTTGCCGCCCGTCTCGAAGAACTGAGCGGCTATTTCGGCACGACCATCAAGGAAGGCGAGCGTCTGCCTGCCTCGCTTACGCTTACCTCTCCCATTGACGGTTATGTGCTGTCGCTTGATGCCACGCTCAACCCCGGCTCCCTGTTGGCCGCTGGCACCACGCCCGTGCGTGTGGGGCGGCTTGATCCCGTGCTGATCCAGGTGCCTGTCTACGAGGCAGAAATCAGCGGCATCAAGGCTGGCGACTCGGTGGAAGTTGAAATTCCTTCGCTGAACAACAAGAAGTTCAACGGTACAGTGAATGAAATTTCCTGGGTTTCTAACGACATGAATGTTTCAACTCCTTCATATTACACGGTGGAGCTTACTGTTCCCAATCCTGGTCTGGAACTCAAGCCCGGGTTCAAGGCTGTGGTGCGATTCAAAGGGAGCAGGTAA